CGAAGCTGAAGCCGCAACTGCTCGCCTACACCGACGACGGCAGGCTGGAGATCGACAACAATCCGGCGGAGAATGCCCTCAGGGGTATATGCCTTGGCAGGAAAAATTGGCTTTTTGCAGGCGCCGACTGCGGCGGGGAGCGCGCCGCTGCCATGTATTCACTGCTTGAAACGGCCAAACTCAATGGCGTCAATCCGCAGGAGTGGCTTGCCGATGTGCTTGATCGCATTGGCAAGGGGCATCCGATCAACCGGATCGATGAACTTCTGCCGTGGAGATGGCAGGCATCGCAGGTCTAAATCTGCTTGGAAGTGGTGTCGCTCCCAGCTTAATGTCATCTGCACCCGCCATTCCTATGAATACCAAGGCGTTATGATCGAGTTCTACACGTGATGATCGTTTTGAGATTGCGGAAAGTGACCGAAGCAGACCCGACGCGAGATTGGGTTCCGGCCGAACACTACGATATTGTCTTTGAAGGTGAGGTCGTCGGATCCATTCAACTTCGCCTTGGAAATACCGAATATATGCGGCTGTACGGTGGTCACGTTGGTTACGGCATCGAACCTCAGCATCGCGGTCATGGATATGCCGCCGCAGCACTCAAGGAACTGTCTTCAATCGCACAGCGCCATGGTTTTCAGGAAATCTGGATTACCTGTCGGCCTGATAATATTGCTTCGTGGCGTACTCTTGAAAAGGCCGGTGCGACCTATGAAGGAACGGTCGACGTTCCATTGGACAGCGATCTTTATGTGCGTGGAGATCTGCAAATGCGTCGGTATCGACTCGTGATTGGTGCGAAGGAAACGCTGCCTGCCGGGTAGATCGTTCGTGTCGGCCAAGGCCCCAAAAGGGGCGGTTACCAAGCGTGCGTGCGCCGCAAAGACGACCTACAGCGGACGCTTACCTTTCCACGCTATGCCCTCTATAAGCGCGACAGAACGCCCCCTTATTCAATGCGATGTTATGGCACGACCTAAACGACAGGAAGATCCATTGCTGCCGGTCCCGCTGCCAAAGCGGCGTCCGAGCCGCGCGAACACGCGCAACCTTGCTGCTTGGGTGAAACCTGAGCTTGCAGCTGAGATCAAGGGATTGGCTGAACGCGAGCAAACGTCTGTCGCGGCCCTGGTCGAAGAGGCGACGATCAATCTCTTGAAGACGCGCGGGATCGATTATCCTGACTATCTGCGCCATTACCGCAAAGCGGGATAAGTCCGCATCATAAGCGTGTGCACACGCTTATTCTTGCCAACTCCTGAAACTTGAGCCAGTTATGACCCGCTGATTCCGTCTTGGAGTCGGTGATTCATCTGTTGTGCGCGGGGTGGCTCCCCGTCTGCAACGGGCAACAAAAAACCCTCGCTTGGCTGAGCGAGGGCTGTTTGTGCCACCGAAGTGGGCGATTGCTTAACCCCTTTATCGGTGGCGCTGCGGCGAAAGTCAATCCTGAAAGCGTGCTTTCGGGAGCGATGGCGCTTGGCCTCGCGGGACCGACGAAGGGAGGTCCGCATGACCACTTCCATAGGCGCCGTGCTGCGTAGCACCGGCCTCGCCACGATCGACCGCGCCTTGCTTGCGCGTGCCGAAAAACCGCGCGTCAAAGTCTGGGCCGGCAGCATCGCCGTAGGCCACGAGAAGCGGGCCAAGGCTTACACGCCGATCCGCAATGCGCGCCAGATGCGCGAGATGATCGAAGCTGCAAAGCTCTACGAGCGGCAAACGCTTGCGCAGCGGCGAACGACCACACCGCGCGTTCGCAACGGCGCGATCGGACAGGCCGGCATCCAGATCATCGAGTTCCTGGCCCGCGTCATCGACTATAGCACCGGCGCGTTGTTCCCCAGCCTTCACACCATCATGGATGGAACCGGCCTGAGCAAGAATTGCGTCGTTCAGGCGCTTTCGCGCCTCAAAGACGCGCGCATTATCGACTGGTTCAGGCGCTACGAGCCGGTTCCCGACAACGAATCGCAAGGCGCTGGCCCGCGCATCAAGCAGGCCACAAACGCCTATCGCTTCCTCTTCCCCGCCTTTCTCTCGAAAATCTTCGCCGCTCGCCGGCGTCGCGGCGTCGCGGCCGATCCAGCGCCCGCTTGCGAACAGTATCGCCAGATCGAGGCGGCGCGCGACATGGAGCGCATGAGGGATCAGCTGCCCCTATGGGAGCTAACCCGCGAAGAGCGGGACAAGCGCGAGCTGAGGGACATTCTCGCCAGCTTGGGCGAAGCGATTGAGGCGAAAGAACGTGAGTCATCCGCAAGTGAAGATAACCGGCGGAGATATTTATATTGAATGGCCCTAGTCGGGCCATGCGCGATATTGGCATATATCCCGATCGTTTGCCCGCCTCCGTGAAATGTGTATAAATCCCAATGTCGGGATACCGTTGACGAAAGAAGTTCGATGCAGATGGACGTCGAAGCACGCGCACGTCAGATCGTAGCGGATATGGGCGGCCACTGGCGCGGCTCCTATGGCATGGTTTGCTGCCCAGCCCACAACGACCGCAATCCGTCGCTCCAAGTCACCCCCGGCAAGAAGGCTGTCCTGTTCAAATGTTGGGCCGGTTGCAGTCAGGAAGCCGTCTGGTCCGCGCTCAACAGCCGCAAAATCAATCGCCACACCAGCGGCGAAACGGTCGATCGCGCGCCCGAACCCTCGCGCCGGAAGCTCGCCCTGCAACTATGGGATTCCGCCGTGCCGATCGCAGGCAC
The DNA window shown above is from Tardibacter chloracetimidivorans and carries:
- a CDS encoding GNAT family N-acetyltransferase — translated: MTEADPTRDWVPAEHYDIVFEGEVVGSIQLRLGNTEYMRLYGGHVGYGIEPQHRGHGYAAAALKELSSIAQRHGFQEIWITCRPDNIASWRTLEKAGATYEGTVDVPLDSDLYVRGDLQMRRYRLVIGAKETLPAG